The following proteins are encoded in a genomic region of Triticum dicoccoides isolate Atlit2015 ecotype Zavitan chromosome 1B, WEW_v2.0, whole genome shotgun sequence:
- the LOC119350631 gene encoding 26S proteasome non-ATPase regulatory subunit 13 homolog B-like has product MAHTAADPTAEPRHFQAALSIPHWRDAMEQEFQALRKNDTWRLVPPVSGINVIDSKWVFKVKRHADGSIERYKAWLVAKGFKQRTSHWSAVKRILRYVSLTASYGLLLQSAPSYELPAFSDADWAGSPPVSTYAATATATTSGGDEVEATRGPPRGPGPVLPRRLLCSIWPPKEGDALIQLYTHFISDFERKINLLKFAHFAVVVSRQYSDNDAGISYLEGVILKLRDTKESRVEEPILYVKMQIASFLLEKGNPKECKKLVHEGKTTLDSMGDVDPSVHSTYYWLCSQYHKVCHDYSEFYKNALLYLAYTTAESHSEPFKQNLAFDLSLVALLGDNIYNIRELLAHPIV; this is encoded by the exons ATGGCTCACACTGCTGCCGATCCCACTGCAGAGCCTCGTCACTTTCAGGCTGCACTGAGTATTCCTCATTGGCGTGATGCAATGGAACAAGAGTTTCAGGCCCTCCGAAAGAATGACACTTGGCGTCTTGTTCCTCCAGTGTCTGGCATCAACGTCATTGATTCCAAGTGGGTTTTCAAAGTCAAGAGACATGCTGATGGCTCCATTGAACGCTACAAGGCATGGTTAGTTGCCAAgggcttcaaacagag GACGTCTCACTGGTCAGCTGTGAAGCGTATTTTGCGCTATGTCAGCCTTACTGCCTCCTATGGTTTGCTTCTTCAGTCTGCACCATCGTATGAGCTCCCGgctttctctgatgcagattgggctg GGTCTCCTCCAGTGAGCACCtatgcggcgacggcgacggcgacaacgAGTGGAGGAGATGAAGTGGAGGCAACTCGCGGGCCTCCTAGGGGGCCTGGTCCAGTTCTCCCCCGCCGCCTCCTCTGCTCGATATGGCCTCCAAAAGAAG GCGATGCTCTGATTCAGCTGTATACTCATTTCATCTCTGATTTTGAGAGGAAGATCAATCTTCTTAAATTTGCTCACTTCGCGGTAGTAGTTTCACGCCAGTATTCAGATAATGATGCTGGTATAAGCTATCTCGAAGGCGTAATTTTGAAGTTGCGTGATACCAAGGAATCACGGGTTGAAGAGCCCATTCTGTATGTGAAGATGCAGATTGCAAGTTTTCTTCTTGAGAAAGGGAATCCAAAGGAGTGTAAGAAACTGGTACACGAGGGTAAAACCACTTTGGATAGCATGGGCGATGTTGATCCTTCAGTACATTCGACCTATTATTGGTTATGTTCTCAGTACCATAAAGTGTGTCATGACTATTCTGAATTTTATAAAAATGCTCTTCTCTATCTTGCATACACAACAGCGGAGTCACATTCAGAACCATTCAAACAG AACCTGGCATTTGACCTCTCACTTGTTGCTTTATTGGGTGACAACATATACAACATCAGGGAGTTGCTTGCCCATCCAATT GTTTGA